The following proteins come from a genomic window of Thiothrix winogradskyi:
- the cysM gene encoding cysteine synthase CysM, which translates to MHYPTIEAFIGNTPLVRLQRLPGATTNTLLVKLEGNNPAGSVKDRPALSMIQRAEERGDIKPGDTLIEATSGNTGIALAMAAAIKGYKMVLIMPETMSAERRASMKAYGAELIIVSKAASMEGARDLALQMERDGKGKVLNQFANEDNPLAHFHSTGPEIWRDTHGQVTHFVSSMGTTGTIMGTGRFLKSKNPDVQIVGVQPATQTDQIPGIRRWTPEYLPEIFHRDEVDREMDMSQPEAEDTMRRLASEEGIFCGVSSGGAVAAALRLSKEVENATIVAIICDRGDRYISTGVFPA; encoded by the coding sequence ATGCATTACCCCACCATTGAAGCCTTCATCGGCAATACCCCGTTGGTACGCCTGCAACGTTTGCCCGGCGCAACCACCAATACCCTTCTCGTTAAGCTGGAAGGCAACAACCCAGCAGGTTCGGTTAAAGACCGCCCTGCCTTGAGCATGATTCAGCGTGCTGAAGAACGCGGCGACATCAAGCCCGGTGACACCTTGATTGAAGCTACCAGCGGCAACACCGGCATTGCTTTGGCAATGGCTGCCGCGATCAAAGGCTACAAAATGGTGCTGATCATGCCCGAAACCATGAGCGCCGAACGCCGTGCTTCCATGAAAGCTTACGGTGCGGAACTGATCATTGTCAGCAAGGCAGCCAGCATGGAAGGCGCACGTGACCTTGCCTTGCAAATGGAACGCGATGGCAAGGGCAAGGTGCTGAACCAGTTTGCCAACGAAGACAATCCGCTGGCACATTTCCATTCCACCGGGCCCGAAATCTGGCGCGATACCCACGGACAGGTGACGCATTTTGTGAGTAGCATGGGTACGACGGGCACGATTATGGGAACGGGGCGTTTCCTCAAGTCCAAGAATCCTGATGTGCAAATCGTGGGCGTGCAACCAGCGACGCAAACGGATCAGATTCCCGGTATCCGTCGCTGGACACCGGAGTATTTGCCGGAAATTTTCCACCGTGATGAAGTTGACCGCGAAATGGATATGAGCCAGCCGGAGGCGGAAGACACCATGCGTCGCCTTGCGTCTGAGGAAGGGATTTTCTGCGGGGTCTCATCGGGCGGGGCAGTGGCAGCGGCGTTGAGGCTTTCTAAAGAAGTCGAGAATGCCACCATCGTGGCGATTATTTGTGATCGGGGCGACCGCTATATTTCTACAGGCGTATTTCCGGCATAG